GGAAAAAAATAACCAATACCTGGCAGAAGTCATGTTGGGCAGCTGCGCCGAACCTACCATGATCTGGCGTTTATGGCTTACTGCCGAGTTTACCGGGCAAGTGCAGCCCGGTGCCGGTAATGCTGCAGGTAAACAGCAGCTCTTTATCGATTTTCCCAGCAGCAGGGAATAGCACTTATATTCTTTGCTTCGGGAGCGCAATGTTGGTGGTTGGTTCCCGGGGCTAAGTCATTTATTTATGTTTTAGTTGCCGCCAGGGCCGGGGCGGGGTCCGGGTGCTCGATTAACTGGAATTGGCTCTGTTTATCCCCGTATACATATATACTGCAGCGCTGCCAGTTTTGCGGAATTTCCCAGCTGGTATTATTCTCCACAGTAAAGACATGGCGTTTGTTGGCGCAGCGCACGTCAAGCTTGTGTAGTTCTCCGGTAATATTGGCCAGGGAAAATGCTTTTCTGACTAAAGTGTGGCTCCAGGTATTCGTTTTTCCTATGGCGCCATTAAGTACTATGTCTTGTTCGCCGTTGATAAAATCCTCGATCTTCTGTTTATTTTCCCTAAAGCGCTTTATCAAGGCTTCATCCCCAGCAGTGCCTGCTATCTTGTCATAGGTCGCCAGTGCGTCATGCAAGCGATTCAGGGACAGGTTAAGGTTGTAAATATGTTGCAGGGTTGAAAGGTAAAATTCGGGGTTGAGGTGATCCCCGTTTGCTGCCAAAGCCCGTTCCAGGCTGGTCAGTTCCAGTTTTTTGTTTCCGGTTTTCCGGGCATAGCTTGCCCGGGCCAGGGAAAAGTACATTTCTTCGCTTAACCGCCATTGTTTAAAGGTTTTAAGCTGTTCGATTTTCTCTTTGGCCTGCACAAGCTCATCGCTTTCTATCAGGGCAATAATTTCTTTATATTGCTGAAGGAACTTGCGGCTGACGGAGCCGTTAACTCCCTGGATGCTAAAATCTATTTTGACGCGGTTCTGGCACTGCTGCACCGGCTTACCATTTTCCAAAGCCGGCTGATAACGCCACTTTTTCGCTGCTTTGACCGCAGCCTTATCAAAACTTCGTCGTCCGGAGGACTCTTCCACCAGGACATTGCTGACGGAACCGTCGGTTTCGATAACATAACTTAATATTGTCCAGCCTTCGCGCCCGCTTCTTGCCTCGTCTGTCGGGTACCTTGGCTCTACTCTGTGTTCTACCACGGCATCTGTGATTGTGGCGATTTGTTTTACCTTAACTGCCTGAGGGGAATCAGATGCCGGTTTGGCATCAGCATGGCTTGCAAAGCCGAGGGAAAACAGCATGATAGTTGAAACTGAGAGCGGCAGTAGTCCTTTATTTAATGGCATCAGGAATCCTTATTGATAAGCGTGGGCAGCAGTATAAACTTTTACTGATTTATCTCAAGAAGTTAACCCGGTTATTA
This genomic window from Thalassomonas viridans contains:
- a CDS encoding energy transducer TonB → MPLNKGLLPLSVSTIMLFSLGFASHADAKPASDSPQAVKVKQIATITDAVVEHRVEPRYPTDEARSGREGWTILSYVIETDGSVSNVLVEESSGRRSFDKAAVKAAKKWRYQPALENGKPVQQCQNRVKIDFSIQGVNGSVSRKFLQQYKEIIALIESDELVQAKEKIEQLKTFKQWRLSEEMYFSLARASYARKTGNKKLELTSLERALAANGDHLNPEFYLSTLQHIYNLNLSLNRLHDALATYDKIAGTAGDEALIKRFRENKQKIEDFINGEQDIVLNGAIGKTNTWSHTLVRKAFSLANITGELHKLDVRCANKRHVFTVENNTSWEIPQNWQRCSIYVYGDKQSQFQLIEHPDPAPALAATKT